The proteins below are encoded in one region of Clostridium sp. 'White wine YQ':
- a CDS encoding PTS transporter subunit EIIC: protein MTNLELAMEILKKVNGSGNVASYANCMTRLRIKVKDLDKVDFDGLKKIDGVLGVIQNETVQVVIGPGKVKKVADEFGKLVEMKGGTVEESSEGEHATLNENLAKETKDKYKKKQNTKVHEILKIVGNIFVPLIPGFVSSGLILGISNVIANMATAGIIDKGVINASWFILLKTIGGLLFGALGVFTGINAAKEFGGTGVIGGIAGLLIYSPALTQLKTFSIFGFDLQIATGLGGVLGVILAAYIFSVIEKYLRKYIPDSLDLMITPLVTILVGSFITIAIIMPLSGFIMNAITWFLVDFCLYKLGALGGYILSATFLPLVTVGLHQGLTPVHLQLIEKDGFTTLLPVLAMAGAGQVGTAIAIYVKTKDKSLKNRIASALPVGFLGIGEPLIYGVSLPLGRPFISACIGAGFGGAWCAIYKLGAIAVGPSGLALIPLVAQNKYLAYFIGLLISYAAGFILTYFWGFKEEMVERLYD from the coding sequence ATGACAAATTTAGAACTTGCAATGGAGATTTTAAAAAAGGTAAACGGAAGTGGTAATGTAGCTAGTTATGCAAATTGTATGACTAGATTAAGAATTAAAGTTAAAGACCTTGATAAGGTAGACTTTGATGGGTTAAAGAAAATTGATGGTGTTCTTGGAGTTATACAAAATGAAACAGTACAAGTTGTAATAGGTCCAGGAAAAGTTAAAAAGGTAGCGGATGAGTTCGGAAAACTAGTTGAAATGAAAGGCGGTACAGTGGAAGAATCATCTGAAGGGGAACATGCTACATTGAATGAAAACCTTGCCAAAGAAACTAAAGATAAATATAAGAAAAAGCAAAATACAAAGGTACATGAAATCCTTAAAATAGTAGGAAATATATTTGTTCCATTAATTCCCGGGTTCGTTTCATCAGGATTAATTTTAGGTATTTCAAATGTCATAGCAAATATGGCAACAGCGGGAATAATAGATAAAGGAGTTATTAATGCATCCTGGTTTATTTTATTAAAAACTATTGGAGGATTATTATTTGGAGCTTTAGGAGTATTTACTGGTATAAATGCAGCTAAAGAGTTTGGTGGAACTGGTGTAATTGGAGGTATTGCTGGTCTACTAATATATTCACCTGCATTAACTCAATTAAAGACCTTTAGTATTTTTGGATTTGACTTACAAATTGCTACAGGCTTAGGTGGAGTATTAGGAGTTATTCTTGCAGCTTATATATTCAGTGTAATTGAAAAATACTTAAGAAAGTATATACCAGATTCATTAGATTTGATGATAACACCTTTAGTTACTATATTAGTAGGATCATTTATAACAATTGCAATTATTATGCCTTTATCAGGATTTATTATGAATGCTATTACTTGGTTCTTAGTAGACTTCTGCTTGTATAAATTAGGTGCACTAGGAGGATATATTTTAAGTGCAACATTCTTGCCTCTAGTGACCGTTGGATTACATCAAGGATTAACACCAGTTCATTTACAACTTATTGAAAAAGATGGATTTACAACATTGCTTCCAGTTTTAGCAATGGCAGGCGCTGGTCAAGTTGGTACAGCTATAGCTATCTATGTTAAAACTAAAGATAAGTCACTAAAAAATAGAATAGCAAGTGCACTTCCAGTTGGATTTTTAGGTATTGGGGAACCATTAATATATGGAGTTTCACTACCTCTTGGAAGACCATTTATATCAGCATGTATAGGTGCAGGATTTGGTGGAGCTTGGTGTGCAATATACAAATTAGGAGCTATAGCAGTTGGTCCTTCTGGATTAGCATTAATTCCACTTGTTGCACAAAATAAATATTTAGCATATTTTATAGGTCTTTTAATTTCTTATGCAGCAGGCTTTATATTAACTTACTTCTGGGGATTTAAAGAAGAGATGGTTGAAAGATTATATGACTAA
- the murQ gene encoding N-acetylmuramic acid 6-phosphate etherase has translation MSDINLEILVTEKRNENTKKIDSVTTVEMLKLINNEDKAVPLAVEKELNKISDAVDLISSKIKEGGRFIYCGAGTSGRLGVLDASECLPTYGVGDDVIVALIAGGRDAMFKAKEGAEDSKELCVKDLKDIEFTNKDVFVGIAASGRTPYVIGGLEYAGSIGASTISISCNPNSPMAKISDISIAPVVGPEVVTGSTRMKAGTAQKLVLNMISTGVMIKMGKVYGNLMVDVNPSNEKLVERAKRIVMQATDVSREKAEEILKETNYNVKLSIMMIISNLDKEKAEELLLLNSGYIAKAIESLK, from the coding sequence ATGAGTGATATTAACTTAGAAATACTTGTAACAGAAAAAAGAAATGAAAATACTAAGAAGATAGATTCAGTAACAACAGTAGAAATGCTTAAATTAATTAATAATGAAGATAAAGCAGTTCCATTAGCAGTGGAGAAAGAATTAAATAAAATTTCAGATGCTGTAGATTTAATTTCAAGCAAGATTAAGGAAGGTGGACGCTTCATTTACTGTGGTGCTGGAACATCAGGAAGATTAGGTGTCTTAGATGCTTCAGAATGCTTACCAACTTATGGTGTAGGTGATGATGTAATAGTAGCATTAATCGCAGGTGGAAGAGATGCAATGTTTAAAGCAAAAGAGGGAGCAGAAGATTCTAAGGAACTTTGTGTAAAGGATTTAAAAGATATTGAATTTACCAATAAAGATGTTTTTGTTGGAATCGCAGCATCAGGAAGAACTCCATATGTCATAGGAGGATTAGAATATGCAGGAAGCATAGGCGCTAGTACTATTTCAATTTCTTGCAATCCGAATTCACCAATGGCCAAGATATCTGATATTTCAATAGCACCAGTGGTAGGTCCGGAAGTTGTAACTGGGTCAACTAGAATGAAGGCTGGTACGGCCCAAAAACTAGTATTAAATATGATATCTACAGGAGTAATGATTAAGATGGGAAAAGTATATGGAAATCTTATGGTTGATGTAAACCCATCTAATGAAAAGTTAGTAGAACGTGCAAAAAGAATAGTAATGCAAGCTACTGATGTTAGTAGAGAAAAGGCTGAAGAAATACTTAAAGAAACAAACTATAATGTTAAGCTTTCAATTATGATGATTATTTCGAACTTAGATAAAGAAAAAGCAGAAGAACTATTATTACTAAACTCAGGCTACATAGCTAAAGCAATAGAATCATTAAAATAA
- a CDS encoding MurR/RpiR family transcriptional regulator has translation MGFYVRIKQYATEFTQAEQKISDYILQNPEEVINFSAQQLAERTETSAASVVRFSRKLGFGGFGELKIEIAKTITNNYEDNFDAIISSEDSIIDITDKLVNKAVTSIKETQGLINFKDLEEAIDIIRKAENVYLFGVGASSLVAMDFMYKLARINKRVVYFMDSHLQLASSVHITEKDVAIGISYGGKTKEVNESISIAIEKGAKAIAITSCNKNPLSSMSDISLKVPNAEKQIRFGAISSRVAQLIITDTLFLGVAIDNLDKVENSLLETRKAVEKLK, from the coding sequence ATGGGATTTTATGTACGTATAAAGCAGTATGCAACAGAGTTTACCCAGGCAGAACAAAAAATAAGTGATTATATATTACAGAACCCTGAAGAAGTGATTAACTTCTCAGCGCAGCAATTGGCCGAAAGAACAGAAACCTCTGCAGCCTCTGTAGTAAGGTTTTCTAGAAAACTTGGTTTTGGCGGTTTTGGAGAACTTAAGATAGAAATTGCTAAAACAATTACTAATAACTATGAAGATAATTTTGATGCAATAATATCTTCCGAGGACTCAATTATAGATATTACTGATAAATTAGTTAATAAAGCTGTCACATCAATAAAAGAAACTCAAGGATTAATAAACTTTAAAGATCTAGAAGAAGCCATAGATATAATACGTAAAGCAGAAAATGTATATCTATTTGGAGTAGGGGCATCGTCATTGGTGGCCATGGACTTCATGTATAAACTTGCTAGAATAAATAAACGAGTAGTTTATTTTATGGATAGCCACTTGCAATTAGCATCCTCAGTTCACATAACAGAAAAAGATGTGGCAATAGGAATATCTTATGGAGGAAAAACAAAGGAAGTAAATGAAAGTATATCTATAGCAATCGAAAAAGGAGCAAAAGCTATAGCAATTACTAGCTGTAATAAAAATCCTCTTTCTAGTATGAGTGATATATCATTAAAGGTACCTAATGCAGAAAAACAGATTCGTTTTGGTGCAATATCTTCAAGGGTGGCTCAGCTTATAATAACAGATACATTATTTTTAGGTGTTGCAATTGATAACTTAGATAAGGTTGAAAATAGTTTACTAGAAACTCGAAAAGCAGTAGAAAAACTGAAATAA
- a CDS encoding acyltransferase family protein, giving the protein MNKRIEYLDIAKGILIITVILSHSPFEYAQYMYWFHMPAFFIISGLLYRDGINFKTQFLKFYIPYICFSAIDIIFDFLISPDMISLSNFIQSFNNHIYSGKAAWGVFWFIPVLLISKFIFSKLKTHFKTPYVVAIIAIGYIAAHIYSMKVIPNQITDITDRYWYPLDIDVVPIAIAYYSIGFYSKNILQYLVTKSAMIISGIMCFILFHINSTQNIYYYMNIKDSYFKSIQWDLIYPLCFTIFILAFSNNLYNGRLKRFLNYCGKNSLIIMYLHRPVGNLLLDKIPSLGWVSFTVAGLSFALLFTYVIDKHNITKTLFKGILPEGGLHLSLSNSHS; this is encoded by the coding sequence ATGAATAAGAGAATTGAGTACTTAGACATAGCAAAAGGAATATTAATAATTACAGTAATTTTATCTCATAGCCCTTTCGAGTATGCCCAATATATGTATTGGTTTCACATGCCTGCATTCTTTATAATTAGTGGGTTACTTTATAGGGATGGAATTAACTTCAAAACTCAATTTCTGAAATTTTATATACCATATATTTGTTTTTCAGCTATTGATATAATCTTTGATTTTTTAATTTCTCCTGATATGATTTCATTAAGTAACTTTATTCAATCTTTTAACAATCATATATATAGTGGTAAAGCAGCCTGGGGAGTTTTTTGGTTTATACCTGTATTATTAATAAGTAAGTTTATATTTTCAAAATTAAAAACTCATTTTAAAACACCTTATGTTGTTGCAATAATCGCTATTGGATACATAGCTGCCCATATATATTCAATGAAGGTTATTCCAAATCAAATAACAGATATAACTGATAGATACTGGTATCCCCTAGACATTGATGTAGTTCCTATAGCAATAGCATATTACTCCATAGGTTTTTATTCAAAGAATATTCTGCAATACTTAGTTACAAAATCAGCTATGATTATTAGCGGGATTATGTGCTTCATTTTATTTCATATAAATTCTACTCAGAATATTTATTATTATATGAATATTAAAGATTCCTACTTTAAATCTATCCAATGGGATTTAATATATCCTTTATGCTTTACAATATTTATACTTGCATTTAGTAATAATTTATACAATGGTCGTTTAAAAAGATTCCTTAATTATTGTGGCAAAAACTCATTAATTATTATGTATCTACATCGTCCAGTTGGTAATTTACTTTTAGATAAAATTCCTTCTTTAGGCTGGGTAAGTTTCACAGTTGCTGGTTTAAGTTTCGCATTGTTATTTACTTATGTAATTGACAAACATAATATAACAAAAACCTTATTTAAAGGAATTTTACCTGAAGGAGGATTACATTTATCATTAAGCAACTCTCATTCTTAA
- the uvrB gene encoding excinuclease ABC subunit UvrB encodes MGKFKIESKFKPTGDQPEAIDSIVNALNNGDRGQTLLGVTGSGKTFTMANIIERVQRPTLILAHNKTLAAQLCGEFKEFFPDSIVEYFVSYYDYYQPEAYVPQTDTFIEKDASINDEIDKLRHSATSALFERRDVIIVASVSCIYGLGNPEEYKTLTISLRTGMEKERDEIIRKLIEIQYERNDIDFARGTFRVRGDSLDIIPASSSNKGIRIEFFGDEIDRIREFDVLTGKILGERKHVSIFPASHFATSSSKLEVALGIIEQELEERLKVLNAEGKLLEAQRLKQRTNFDIEMIREMGYCTGIENYSRILDGRAPGTSPKTLIDYFPEDYLLFIDESHVTLPQVRAMYAGDRSRKESLVEYGFRLPCAYDNRPLKFEEFEEKINQVVFVSATPAAYEIDHSTNIAEQIIRPTGLLDPVVEVRPVEGQIDDLYAQINETISKGFRVLVTTLTKRMAEDLTKYMKDLGVKTTYMHSDIDTIERMKIIRSLRLGEVDVLVGINLLREGLDIPEVALVAILDADKEGFLRSETSLIQTIGRAARNSESKVIMYADRITNAMDKALKETNRRREIQMKYNEEHGITPQTIIKDVRDVIEATKSAEEQETYSIAALSLEERIEDPKKLIKKYKAEMAEAAKNLQFERAAELRDMIKSLESK; translated from the coding sequence ATGGGAAAGTTTAAAATAGAATCAAAATTTAAGCCGACAGGAGACCAGCCAGAGGCTATAGATAGTATAGTTAATGCATTAAATAATGGAGATAGGGGTCAGACACTTCTTGGAGTAACTGGGTCAGGAAAAACTTTTACAATGGCGAACATAATAGAAAGGGTACAGAGACCTACCTTAATATTAGCGCACAATAAAACACTAGCAGCTCAACTTTGCGGAGAGTTTAAAGAGTTTTTCCCAGACAGCATAGTTGAATATTTTGTATCCTATTACGATTATTATCAGCCAGAAGCATATGTCCCACAAACGGATACCTTTATAGAAAAGGATGCTTCAATAAATGATGAGATAGATAAGTTACGTCACTCTGCAACTTCAGCACTTTTTGAGAGAAGAGATGTTATAATTGTTGCCTCAGTTTCATGTATATACGGATTAGGAAATCCAGAGGAATATAAAACACTTACAATTTCATTGAGAACTGGTATGGAAAAGGAAAGAGATGAAATAATAAGAAAGCTTATAGAGATTCAATATGAAAGAAATGATATAGATTTTGCAAGAGGAACCTTTAGAGTTAGAGGAGATTCGTTGGATATTATTCCTGCATCTTCTTCAAACAAGGGTATAAGAATTGAATTCTTTGGAGATGAGATTGACCGAATTAGAGAATTTGATGTTCTTACAGGTAAAATTTTGGGTGAGAGAAAGCATGTATCTATATTCCCAGCATCCCACTTTGCTACATCTTCTAGTAAGTTAGAAGTTGCATTAGGAATTATAGAACAGGAATTAGAGGAAAGATTAAAAGTGCTTAATGCAGAGGGAAAATTGCTTGAAGCCCAAAGACTAAAACAGAGAACAAATTTTGATATAGAAATGATAAGGGAAATGGGATATTGTACTGGAATAGAAAACTACTCTAGAATTTTGGATGGAAGAGCTCCTGGAACTTCACCTAAAACATTAATAGATTATTTCCCAGAAGATTATTTATTATTTATAGATGAGTCCCATGTAACACTTCCTCAAGTAAGAGCGATGTATGCAGGGGATAGAAGTAGAAAAGAATCCTTGGTAGAGTATGGGTTTAGATTGCCTTGTGCTTATGATAACAGACCATTGAAATTTGAAGAATTCGAAGAAAAAATAAATCAAGTTGTATTTGTATCAGCAACTCCTGCAGCTTATGAAATTGATCATTCAACTAATATAGCAGAACAAATAATAAGACCTACTGGATTACTAGACCCTGTAGTTGAAGTAAGGCCTGTAGAAGGACAAATAGATGATCTTTATGCTCAAATTAATGAAACAATAAGTAAAGGCTTTAGAGTTCTAGTAACAACATTAACAAAGAGGATGGCTGAGGACTTAACTAAGTATATGAAGGATTTAGGAGTTAAAACTACCTATATGCATTCTGATATAGATACGATTGAAAGAATGAAAATCATAAGAAGTTTAAGACTAGGAGAAGTGGATGTTCTTGTAGGTATTAATTTATTAAGAGAAGGGTTAGATATACCTGAAGTTGCCTTAGTGGCAATATTAGATGCTGATAAAGAAGGATTCCTTCGTTCAGAAACTTCATTAATACAAACAATAGGAAGAGCTGCAAGAAATTCTGAATCAAAGGTTATTATGTATGCAGATAGAATAACAAATGCTATGGATAAGGCATTAAAAGAAACTAATAGAAGAAGAGAAATTCAAATGAAGTACAATGAAGAACATGGAATTACTCCTCAAACTATTATTAAAGATGTTAGAGATGTTATTGAAGCAACTAAGAGTGCAGAGGAACAAGAAACTTATAGCATAGCAGCATTATCTTTAGAGGAAAGAATAGAAGATCCAAAGAAACTTATTAAAAAATATAAAGCTGAAATGGCAGAGGCAGCTAAGAATCTTCAATTTGAAAGAGCAGCTGAACTAAGAGATATGATAAAGAGTTTAGAATCAAAATAA
- a CDS encoding site-2 protease family protein, whose translation MDLTMYTLRSVAYAIFGPYMFFVLILLGVMFYFKNRKVSLMQKMIIGESINSPLELTLSQIVLGIFAGAIGSLILSYSGVLFGEKSGIEWVFLLSILLMIYRPKFVCFSYSGSILGIISIILYQIYGDKAPINISIINLMIFVGILHIVEGLLVMFDGSRGAIPVFTNKSGRIFGGFALNRYWALPIAIFMIITSSTSQFGTESINTPNWWPLLNHNSTLEFLKMAVVGLFPFYGMIGYSSITFTKSKRKKAVMSGIFILCYGMILVLVSQLCRVGLIGEIIVVIFAPLAHEVMIRLSNSIEAKSAPMYISDDQGICILEVSPSSQASKLGIRSGDKIIKVNEEYIQSELDIYKIIRESYLDIKLRIKKLNGTFHDFTITPDENRRIGVVLVPKMVKEEQVVKLNNDFQEILENIKKKKDDE comes from the coding sequence ATGGATCTGACTATGTATACATTGAGATCTGTAGCTTATGCAATATTTGGGCCGTATATGTTTTTTGTGCTCATATTACTCGGGGTAATGTTTTATTTTAAAAATAGAAAAGTATCATTGATGCAAAAAATGATAATAGGGGAGAGTATTAACTCTCCCCTAGAACTTACATTGTCTCAGATTGTACTTGGAATTTTTGCAGGAGCTATTGGCAGTTTAATATTAAGCTATTCAGGAGTATTATTTGGTGAAAAATCAGGAATTGAGTGGGTATTTTTACTATCAATCTTATTGATGATTTATAGACCAAAGTTTGTATGCTTTTCATATAGCGGTTCAATATTAGGGATAATTAGTATTATACTTTATCAAATATATGGAGATAAAGCTCCAATAAATATAAGTATAATCAATCTTATGATTTTTGTGGGTATACTTCATATTGTTGAAGGATTACTTGTTATGTTTGATGGTAGCAGAGGTGCTATTCCTGTGTTTACTAATAAGAGTGGGAGAATATTTGGCGGATTTGCCCTAAATAGATATTGGGCCTTACCTATAGCTATTTTTATGATTATTACTAGTTCGACATCTCAGTTTGGTACTGAATCTATTAATACGCCTAATTGGTGGCCACTTTTAAATCATAACTCTACCTTAGAATTTTTGAAGATGGCAGTAGTGGGGTTATTCCCTTTTTATGGGATGATAGGTTATTCATCTATTACTTTCACTAAGAGCAAACGAAAAAAAGCAGTGATGTCAGGAATATTCATTTTATGTTATGGAATGATTCTAGTTTTAGTATCTCAGCTTTGTAGGGTAGGTCTAATTGGAGAGATTATTGTGGTTATTTTTGCTCCATTAGCACATGAAGTTATGATAAGACTTTCGAATAGTATAGAAGCAAAATCAGCGCCTATGTACATAAGTGATGATCAAGGTATATGTATTCTTGAAGTTTCCCCTAGTTCTCAAGCTTCTAAGCTAGGGATAAGAAGCGGAGATAAAATTATAAAAGTTAATGAAGAATATATTCAAAGTGAACTTGATATTTACAAAATAATAAGGGAAAGTTATTTAGATATAAAATTAAGAATAAAGAAACTAAATGGAACGTTTCATGACTTTACAATTACTCCTGATGAAAATAGGAGAATAGGAGTAGTATTAGTCCCTAAGATGGTAAAAGAAGAACAAGTGGTTAAGTTAAATAATGATTTTCAAGAGATATTAGAAAATATAAAAAAGAAAAAAGATGATGAATAG
- a CDS encoding S41 family peptidase, with amino-acid sequence MEDNHNNKRVSSKTFKIIAIALLIVLFIGSNALSLFLGNKMAFSGISLPGVGGSLAKDFQNINDIDKYKKLFAIRDELYKKYDGQIDDNKLLDGAIKGMTAALDDPYTVYMTKEEASDFMGKMQGNFSGVGIQLDIKDNNLVVVSPIEGSPAEKAGVVKGDIILKVDDKDVTAKEYDKAVAMIRGEKGTKVKLTLSREGKGTFDLTLTRDTISVKSVKGEIIENGIALVSISSFDEHTDKEFIDTLNSLKSKGMKGIILDLRGNPGGYLSTAVNVVSQFIDKSKVIVSTKDKYNNEEKSVSKGGNFINTPLVVLTDEGTASAAEIVSGALKDYKAATLVGTKTFGKGVVQSPIEMNDGTLLKVTISKWYTPNGNNIHKTGIMPDIQVEYPKELQTSPYNRSKDPQFEKALDVIREKLK; translated from the coding sequence ATGGAAGATAATCATAATAATAAAAGGGTAAGTTCTAAGACATTTAAGATTATTGCTATTGCTTTACTTATAGTTCTATTTATCGGAAGTAATGCATTATCTTTATTCTTAGGGAATAAAATGGCTTTTAGTGGAATATCACTTCCTGGAGTTGGAGGGAGTTTAGCAAAAGATTTTCAGAATATAAATGATATAGACAAATATAAGAAACTTTTTGCTATAAGAGATGAGTTATACAAAAAGTATGATGGACAAATTGATGATAACAAGCTTCTTGATGGAGCAATTAAAGGTATGACAGCGGCACTTGATGATCCATATACAGTATATATGACAAAAGAAGAAGCAAGTGACTTTATGGGAAAGATGCAAGGGAATTTTTCGGGTGTTGGAATACAATTAGATATTAAAGATAACAATCTCGTTGTTGTTTCGCCTATAGAAGGGTCACCAGCAGAAAAAGCAGGAGTTGTAAAAGGTGATATAATTCTTAAGGTAGATGATAAGGATGTTACAGCAAAAGAATATGATAAAGCCGTTGCAATGATAAGAGGAGAAAAGGGAACTAAAGTTAAACTTACCCTAAGTAGAGAAGGTAAGGGAACTTTTGATTTAACATTAACAAGAGATACTATTTCAGTAAAATCTGTTAAAGGTGAAATAATTGAAAATGGAATTGCATTAGTATCCATATCTTCTTTTGATGAACATACGGATAAGGAATTTATTGATACCTTAAATTCCTTAAAGTCAAAGGGAATGAAAGGGATAATACTAGATCTTAGAGGCAATCCCGGTGGATACTTAAGTACAGCAGTTAATGTAGTTTCACAATTTATTGATAAGAGTAAAGTAATAGTGTCCACTAAAGATAAATATAATAATGAGGAAAAATCAGTATCTAAGGGTGGTAATTTCATTAATACTCCTTTAGTTGTACTTACAGATGAAGGAACGGCTTCAGCGGCAGAAATAGTATCAGGAGCGCTTAAAGATTATAAGGCAGCTACTTTAGTTGGTACTAAAACTTTTGGAAAAGGTGTTGTACAGAGTCCAATAGAAATGAATGATGGGACTTTATTAAAAGTAACAATATCTAAATGGTATACTCCTAATGGAAATAATATTCATAAAACAGGTATTATGCCGGATATACAAGTAGAATATCCAAAAGAGTTGCAAACAAGCCCATATAATAGAAGTAAAGATCCTCAGTTTGAAAAAGCTTTGGATGTAATTAGAGAAAAACTTAAATAG